From Candidatus Zixiibacteriota bacterium:
ACCGGCACAACAACCCCTTCAAATCGCCGTTCACGTTCGCCTTCTCCACCGGGGCGGCGGTCGACCTGGGACGGATTGTCGGGCGGGTGAGATCCCCCGGCGAGAAGGTGGGCGTTCTCGACATCTTCGCCTATCACGCTGAGAACATCAGCGACACCTTCTGGCTTTGTCCGCCGGACTACCTGACGCAGACCGGCGAAGGAGGCGGATTCGATCTTCCCTATGTCAAAGCGGGCCGGTATCGCCTGCTGGCCTTCAGCGACGGCAACCGGAACCATCGGCTGAACCCGGGGGAGTCGTTCGGCCTTGCTCATGACGCTGAGACCACTGACGAGAAGACGTCGGACAGTCTGTTTGTCTTCGCCAGTGTCTACGACACTTCCTCGTTCCAGCTCTCGGGATGCGCGGCAATACCGGGCGGAGGCATCACACTGCGGTTTTCGCACCCGGTCGACACGGGGGCATGGGGTTGGGTGCAAGTCCGCGTGCGCGATTCGGCGTCGGGAGCGGCGGTTACATTCGCTCTCCTGTCTCCCACACCCCGACAACCCGCTTCCATCCTGGCGTTGAGCGACGAGTTCCGTTCGGGCTTGTCCTACACTCTCCATGTCTCGGGAATCAGAGATCAGCGAGGCCGGGAATTATCCGGGTCCGACAGTTGCCGGTTGATCTATTCCCCGACTGCCGACTCGGCCGGTGTCCGGATCGAGAATGTCCATCTCCCAACCAACAAGGAGGCCGTGTCGCCGCGCGCGCCGATCGTCTGGAACTTTTCCGAGCCGGTGGACACCTCCCGCTTGCAAGCCGGAACGACCGTGAGCGACTCCGGTGGCGCCGCTATCCCCGGAGTGCTGGTCTGGTCCGATGCCCGGACACTCCGGTTTGAGCCGATGAATACCTGGCCGGAATCGACGCTGATCGTCGCCGCGATCGACTCCAATGCCATGGTCGATCGCGCCGGGAATCCCCCGCCGCGGCAACTCTTTCGTTGGACGTTCACGCCGCTCACCGCCGCTCTTATGGGCACGGTGGAGGGGCGAATCGAGATTCGCGATTCCCAGTCGATCAGTGGTCGATGCCGCTTGGCACTTCAGGTCCTCGGTGGTGAGACGCGCGTGTTTCAAACCGTTGCTGCGCCGGGACCCTTCCGCGTGGATCTTCCCGGTGGGCGCTGGCTGTTGGGCGGCTATCTCGACGTCGACGGGGATGGTCGCTGGAATCCGGGCGCACTGGCGCCCTATGCGCCCC
This genomic window contains:
- a CDS encoding Ig-like domain-containing protein, translating into MIGALTHWLGFVFSLLLLHVLTDCAQQGAPQGGPPDTTAPTVIATEPATGAVQVSRDVGITIEFSEPMENTTLLPNLLLSPPRTGNPQVKWSDGGRRVHLHWLDSLRADATYRITIGSHTTDRHNNPFKSPFTFAFSTGAAVDLGRIVGRVRSPGEKVGVLDIFAYHAENISDTFWLCPPDYLTQTGEGGGFDLPYVKAGRYRLLAFSDGNRNHRLNPGESFGLAHDAETTDEKTSDSLFVFASVYDTSSFQLSGCAAIPGGGITLRFSHPVDTGAWGWVQVRVRDSASGAAVTFALLSPTPRQPASILALSDEFRSGLSYTLHVSGIRDQRGRELSGSDSCRLIYSPTADSAGVRIENVHLPTNKEAVSPRAPIVWNFSEPVDTSRLQAGTTVSDSGGAAIPGVLVWSDARTLRFEPMNTWPESTLIVAAIDSNAMVDRAGNPPPRQLFRWTFTPLTAALMGTVEGRIEIRDSQSISGRCRLALQVLGGETRVFQTVAAPGPFRVDLPGGRWLLGGYLDVDGDGRWNPGALAPYAPPEPRVQRDDTLVVRPRFTLEDIVLAF